The genome window CCGATTCCGCCGGCACTCTATGCCGCCGTCGCCGAAGTCCTTGCCTTTGTCTACCGGATGCGGGCGAAGCTGCCCCACGGCCTTGATCGCGGGAGGAGCGCGTGACCGCCATCGGTGCCACGTCCGCCACGGGGATTGCCGGCGCGGGTGCCCCGCGCGTCGGGGCCGCTCCGGCCGCCCCGGGCAATTCCAATGCGCCGCGCTCGGTGCGCCGCGGTTTCATCGCGGGCGCCGAGACCTGGCTTGCCATCGGTGTCGTCATCATCGTCGGCCTGCTGGTGGTGCCGCTGCCGCCGATCGTGCTCGACGGGCTGCTCGCGCTGAGTATTGCACTCTCGATTCTTGTGCTGCTGGTGACGCTGGGTACTGGCGACCCGATCGAGTTCTCGTCGTTCCCGAGCGTCCTGCTGCTCCTCACCCTGCTGCGGCTCGGCCTCAACGTCAGCACGACGCGACTCATCCTCGGGCGTGGCTACGCCGGCGAAGTGATCAACGCGTTCGGTCACTTCCTCATCGGCGGAAACTTCGTCGTCGGGCTCGTGATCTTCCTGATTCTGGTCGTCATCAACTTCATGGTGATCACCAAGGGTGCCGGACGCATCGCCGAAGTCGCGGCGCGTTTCACCCTCGACGCGATGCCGGGCAAGCAGATGGCGATCGACGCCGACCTCGGCGCCGGGCTCATCGACGAGAACGAGGCACGTCGTCGCCGCCAGGAAGTCGCCCGCTACGCCGACTTCTACGGCTCGATGGACGGTTCGGCCAAGTTCGTCCGCGGCGATGCCGTGGCGGGGCTCGTGATCACGGCCGTCAATCTGGTCGGCGGCTTCATCATCGGAATGGCGCAACAGGGCCTGAGCGCGAGCGAGTCGCTGGCGACCTACACCTCGCTCACCATCGGTGATGGCCTGGTGACGCAGATCCCGGCGCTCATCGTGAGCACCGCCGCCGGCATCATCATGACGTACGGCAACTCCAGCACCGGGATCGGTTCGGTGGTTGCGGCGCAGGTGATGCACCAGCCGCGCGCCATGGGGATGGCCGCGGTCATCCTTGCGGGTCTCGCAATTCTGCCGGGGCTGCCGGCGCTGCCGTTTCTCACGCTCGCTGGTGTCGCCGGTACCCTCGCGTGGCGCAACCGGGTCAAGGTCTCGACGCTGCCCGAAGCGCAGACTGCCAAGAGCGGCGCTGCCGCGGCGACCGCCGCCGCACCAGCGGCACAGATGAAGGAGTTGCTCCAGGTCGAACCGCTCGAGGTCGAGCTCGGCTACGCCCTGGTGCCGCTCGTCAACGAAGCGCAGGCCGGCGATCTGCTGCAGCGCATCGGTATCATGCGCCGCCAGGTCGCGGTGGAACTGGGCATCATCGTGCCGCCCGCGCGGATCCGCGACAACATCCAGCTCTCACCCACCGAGTATGCCATCAAGCTGCGCGGCGTCCGGGTGGCTGGTGGTGAAGTGATGCCGCGCTACATGCTCGCGCTCGACACTACGGGCACGGCGATGCCGGTCGAAGGGATCCGCACGACCGACCCGACTTTCGGGATGGCCGCGCTCTGGATCACCCCCGATCGGAGCATCGAGGCCGAAGCCGCCGGCTACAGCGTAGTCGAGGCGCCGACCGTGCTCTCGACCCACCTGATGGAGACGATTCGCCGCCACGCCGGCGACCTCCTCTCGCGCCAGGACGTGCGCGAGCTGGTCGATGGCATTCGCGAGATCCATCCGGCACTGGTGGACGACCTCATTCCGAACAAGCTCTCGCTCGGCACGCTGCACCGGGTGTTGCAGCGGCTGCTGCGTGAAGGCCTCCCGGTGCGAGACCTCGTCACCATCCTCGAGACGCTCTCTGATGCGGCCGAACTTACCAAGGATGCCGAGGTCCTGACCGAGCACGTGCGCCGCTCGCTGGCCACGGTGGTCGCCCAGATCTTCGCCGATCCGGATGGCTGTGTCCGCGGCATCACCGTGGGCCCGCGCCTCGAGGCCGCACTGATGCAGTTGCTGACGCCTCGGCCGGTGCGCGAAGGCGGCCCGGCACTCGAACCCGATCAGCTGACGGGCTTGCTGCGGGCCCTCAACGAACTGACCACCGCGGCGCGGCGTGATGGCCGGACGCGACCGCTGATCACGCCGCCGGCACTGCGTGTCGGTGTGCGCCGCCTGGTGGAACCGATTCTTCCCGAACTGCCGGTGATCTCGCTCGGTGAATTGCCGCCGCAGATGCCGGTCCAGAGTCTCGCGATGTGGGAGCTGCCACGTGTCTCTTGAAATTTTCACCGGCGCCTCGGTGCCCGCGCTGCTGTTGCAGGCGCGCGAGGCACTCGGCCCCGACGCGCAGGTGCTGCAGGTGCGATCGCGCAACGGCGCGTTCGAACTGATTGCCTCGAGTGCGGCGCTGGCCACACTGGCGCAGCCCGACTTTGCCGACTTCGGCCGCACGCTCGCGGCCGAACTCACGCCGGCACCCCGGAAGGCCGTCGCAGTGCGCCCCCCGGAGTCTCCGCGTCCCGGCCGCGTCATCGCGGTGGTGGGACCGACCGGTGCCGGCAAGACGACCACGATCGCGAAACTGGCGACCAACCCGCTCGCCTTCGGCGGCCGCAAGGTCGGCCTGCTCGGGCTCGATACCTTCCGCGTCGGCGCGGTCGAGCAACTGTCGACCTACGCCGAGCTGGCGTCGTTGCCGATCGAAGTGGTCTATGCCGAAGGCGAACTGCAGCGCGCGCTGTCGCGACTTGCCGACTGCGAAGTCGTGCTCGTCGATACCCCGGGCCGCGGCCCTCGCCAGCTCGATGACACCGCGCTGGTCGGACGATGGGTCTCGGCCCTCGCGCCGAATGAAGTACACCTCGCACTTCCTGCCGGGCATATGCCGGCGATGACGCGCCGGGTCATGGATGGTTTCCGCTCGTACCACGTGACGCACCTGCTGGCGACCAAGCTCGACGAGTGCCCCGAGGACGCGCGGCTCTTCGACATCGCCGTGGCGGATGGCCGGCCGATGCGCTGGTTCACCGACGGACAGCACGTGCCCCAGGATCTCCGCGACGCGGCGGATCGCATCGCCGGCGCGCGCGAGCGCCGTGATCACCATCGGAGTGCGGCGTGAACGATCAGGCGGCGGGACTTCGCGAGCGCTTCCGCGCCGGCGCGCGCCCGCAGCCGGTTGCGACCACTCCTGCCATCGTGATCGGCAGCGGGAAGGGGGGCGTCGGCAAGTCGCTCACCGCCGTGACCTTCGCCGCTTCGCTCGCCTCCGCTGGCCGCCGCGTGCTGCTCGTCGATGGTGAACAGAATCTCGGCAACCTGCACGTCTTGCTGGGGGTGCATCCCCCGGTCACCCTCACCGCCGTGGTCCGTGACGGCGTCGATCCCGCCGAGATTGTGGTCCCGATCCGGGAGAACCTCTGGCTCCTCCCGGCAGAGTCGGGGGCCGAAGCACTGCACGGGCTGGGCGCCACCGATCGGGCCCGGTTGCAGCGCCAGGTGAGTGGCCTGTTTGCAGACTACGACGTAGTAATCATTGATGCCGGGGCGGGGTACGACAGCGCGGTGCGCTGCGCCTCGTTGCGCGCCGCGCGGCTCGTGCTGGTCACGATGCCGGAGGCAACCGCGCTCACGGACGCCTATGCGCTGCTCAAGATTGTGCACGGTCAGCTCCCCTCGCTGCCTGTGGATGTGATGGTGAACCGGACGCTCGATCCGAGTGAGGGTCCTGCCGCATTCGATCGGCTGGCCGCCGCATCGGCCCGCTTCCTCGGCCGCAACGTGTCCTACCTTGGCGCCATTCCCGAAGACGACGAGATGCGGGCGATTGCCCGCGACCCTCGTCGGCTCCTGAGCCCCGCTTCGGCGGGCATCGCCCTGAGCGAGCTCCACCGAATCGCAACAACGCGCCTCGACCTCCCGCTGCCTGTCCGCGATGAGCGGTCGGCGCCTGACGCCTGAAGGGAAATGAATCATGGCACCCGCAACCGAAGTACTCTGGCAACGATATCGGAAACACGGCGACGCCGACGCGCGCGCCGAACTGCTGACCCAACACCTGGGGCTGGTGCATCACACGGCGCGGCAGATTGCCGCACGAGTGGGTGACGCGCTTGCGTACGAGGATATGGTCGGGGCAGGAACGCTCGGGCTGGTGCAGGCGCTGGAAGCCTTCGATCCGGAGCGCGGCTTCGCCTTTGCGACCTTCGCGACCCAGCGGATCCGCGGCTCCATCCTCGATGAGCTTCGTGCGGCCGATTGGCGGCCCCGATCGGTGCGCACCAAGGGGCGTCAGGTCTCCACCGCGACGACCGCGCTTGAGCGGAAACTCGGTCGGCGCCCGCGGCCGGAAGAGGTCGCGCACGAACTGCAGATCGATCTGGCGACCTACTGGCGCTGGCGGAATGACGCCGAGACCGGTGTGACCGTGGCGCTCGACACCGCCCCAGCGGGCGGCGAAGGCGGGCGACCGTCGCTCGCCGAACTGCTCGCCGACGACAACTCCCCGGCGCCCGATGCCGGCATCGCACGCGATGAGCGTCGCACCCTGGTGCGCGAGGCGATCGCTTCCTTGCCGGAGCAGCAGCGCACCGTGCTCGCACTCTACTACTACGAGGAACTCACCCTGCGGCAGATCGCCGAGGTGCTGCACGTCACGGAATCGCGGATTTCACAGGTGCGGACCGCCGCGTTGCGGACACTGCGCGAGTACATGACGGCGGAGGCGGCCGCATGACGTTCAGCATCGGAGCCCGCATCGCGATTCAGCGGCTCGGTGATATCGTCACCGGCGGGTCGCAGCCCACCAGTGCCGAAGTCGTGGGATTTGTCTTCACGCTGGTGGCGCTGGTCGGCATCGTGGTCCTGATTCGCGTCTGGCGAGTGCGTCGAGTTCGTCGACCACGCGCCATCCGGATCGAGCTGCCGGCAGTGAAGATCAAGCCGAGTGAACAGCTGGTCATGGCGACCAGTCGGAAGCCGCTCCGGACCAACGCCGACCGGGTGCGCGAGGCCGAGCGTCTGGCGGCCGATGGCGCGTCGATCGCGGCCATCGCGAGAGAGATCCGGCTCTGCCAGGATGCCGTCCGTTCACTGGTTGGTCCGCACTGACTCTGCCGACCTGAGGAAAGGATTGCCGGTCCCTTCTGCCGCCCTCCGGAACCGGCCCGGGAACGATATTGCAAGTCGTTTAATAGCAACGAGTTACAACTCCTCCCGATACGGCACACGGCTTGCCTTTCCTCCTGTTGTCCCTAGCAGGAGTCCCGATGCCGCTCCGCAGCATCATCAACACCGCCCGGACGCTGTCGTACTACACGCGGCTCCAGGAAACGACGGCGAACAACCTCGCGAACGTGAGCACCGCCGGCTTCAAGGGCGATCGCATCACGGCCCGCCAGGCTGCAGGCGATCCGCATCCGGTGCCGGTGCAGTCGATCGATCTGCGGCAGGGCACGCTCCGCGATACCGGCCGCCCGTTCGACCTCGCCCTGAAGGGCGACGGTTTTCTGGTGGTGCAGACCCCGCAAGGTGAGCGGCTTACCCGGGGCGGCTCGCTTGGCATCGGCAACGATGGCACCCTCGTCGACAATCACGGCGACCCGATTCTTGGCACCGGCGGCCCGATCAATGTGAGCGGTCGGCACGTCGAAATCAGCACCGATGGCACCGTGTCGGTCGACGGCAAGGATGTCGGGCAGCTCCGCCTCGAGACCGTGGCCGATCCCTCGACGCTCACGAAGGAAGGGGCGGGACGATTCATCGCCGGCGCAGCGACCCAGTCCGCCAGCGGCGTCACGGTTGCGCAGGGTGCGCTCGAGGACGCCAACGTCGATCCGCTGCTCGGCACCGTCGACCTGATCATGATCCAGCGCGCGTACGCGTCAAACCTCGACGTGCTCAAGACGATGGATGGCGTGATGGGTACTGTGACCAACGACATCGGCCGCGTCTGAGCCGGCGCATTCTCCGAACCAGGAACAGGCAATGAATCCAGGACTCCGTACCTCCGCCAGCGGCATGATCGCGCAGCAGAAGATGGTCGACGTGATCGCCAACAACCTGGCCAACGTCAACACCACCGGCTTCAAGCGCAGCCGGGCGAACTTCGAGGACGTTCTCTACGAGACCGTCCAGGGGCCGCGCACCACGGCAGGCGATGCCACCGTGGGTCCGATGCAGATCGGCCATGGCGTGCGACTCGCCGCGGTGACCCGGATCCACGGGCAGGGCGGACCGGAGCAGACCGGACGGCCGCTCGATCTCGCCATCGAAGGTGAGGGCTTCTTTCAGGTCCAGCTGCCGTCGGGCGACATCGGCTATACTCGCGATGGTTCGTTCACGCTTTCCGATAGCGGCCAGCTGGTGACGAATTCCGGTGCGGCGCTGGTCCCGAACATCGTGATCCCGCCCGACGCGACCAACATCACCATCTCCGAATCCGGCAGCGTGTCGGTAACCAGCGGCAAGAACGCCCAGTCGGTCGAAGTCGGGAAGCTCGAACTCGCCCGCTTCGTGAATCCGGCTGGCATGCTCTCGCTCGGCGGCAACCTCTATGGCGAGACCGTCGCCTCGGGACAGCCGACTACCGGGATGCCGCAGGAGGATGGCTTCGGTCGCCTGCTGCAGGGCACCCTCGAGTCGAGCAATGTCGAAGTCGTGCAGGAAATGACCGACATGATCGCGGCCCAGCGCGCCTACGAAATCAACTCCCGCGCGATTCGCGCGGCCGAGGACATGATGTCCTCGATCAGTGATCTCATTCGCTGAACTGTTGCTCTCGGCGAGCGTGCTCGCCGCAGGAACTCCGGCCGATACCACCGTGCCGGAGGCCTTTGCCGTGCGCGTGCGTACCGCCATCGCGGCACGCTGGAAGACAGGCGCCGAGCGGCTTCGGCTCGAATGGGGGCTCATCGCCTCGCGCAGTCGCCTCGATTCCGCCACGGCCGTACGCGTCGCCGGTGAGGGTAGTGATGGCTGGCTGGTGATTGTGGCAGAGCGGATCGGCGCTGCACCGATCGCGGTGCGCGTGCATGCCGGGATGATCGACTCGGTGGTGGTCACCGCCCGGGCGCTCGAACCCGGTCACCTTGTCTCGGCGGACGACATCGTCACCGAGCAGCGGATCCGCTGGGGTGCGCCGCCGAAGTCGACTACTACCACGATCGTGGGATGGGAAGTGCGGCGCAGCGTGCGGGCAGGCGAGCCGTTGCAAGGGCTGATGCTGCAGGCGCCGAAGATGATCGCGCCCGGAGACGCCGTGACGTTGCGGTGGCATCGGGGTGCGGTGGCACTCGAAGTGGAAGCCGTGGCATTGACGGCCGCTCGACTTGGTGAAGTAGTCTACGCGCGCGCCGGAAGTTCCCGGCTGGCAGGAACTGTTACCGGCCCGAATGCGGCACGGTTGGAGGAGAAAGGACAATGAAGGTGCAGATGATGCGATTGCTCGCACTCGCGACGATCGCCCCGGTGATGTCGGCAGCGGCACAGCAGGCCGCGGTGCCGCCGGCAGCGGGAGCCGCGACGGCCGCAGTCGATACCACGACCCGACGCGCGAGCATGCGCGCGAACTGGCTGACCGATCGTCGCCCGCTCCACGTAGGTGACATTCTCGCGCTCATCGTCGATGAACAGGCCACGGCCACCGAACAGAGCACCACCACGGCACGGAACACCCGAGACCAGTCCGGCGCCTGGGATATGGAATCGGCACCATCGATCCTGAAGTCGCTCGGTATTTCCTACGCAGCACATTCCGATCAGGGTGGCGTGGCGAATCGCAGCGGCGGGCTCTCCACCGTGCTGAGTGTTCGTGTCACCGCCATCGACCCGAGTGGTGTGGCGCACATCGAAGGGCACAAGCTCCTGGCCATCGATGGCCGCAAGCAGGAAGTCAGCATTTCCGGGCTGGTCCGACCCGAGGATGTGAGCGCGGGGAACACCATCCTGTCGTCGCGCATTGCCGACGCCTCGATCAGCTACAAGGGCAAGAAGATCTCACCGAAGACGGGAATCATCGGCAAGATCCTCGGGATGCTCTGGCCATGAGGCGCGTCCTGGTGTGGGTGCTGCTGGCACTCGCCGTCATCGCGTCGTCGAGTTCGGCGCAGGTGCGGATTGGCGATGTCACCTCACGCGATGGCGAAGTTCCCGTGCGCGTCGTCGGCTATGGTCTGGTAGTCGGCCTCGACGGCACCGGCGACAAGTCGTTCGGCAACAGCAACGGCGCCGTGCATACGGTCAAGTCGGTGACCAACCTGCTCCGCCGGTTCAACATCGAAGTTCCCGGCGACCGCCTGCGTCTCCGCAACGTCGCTGCCGTGCTCGTGACGGCCGAGATCTCGCCCTACCTCAGGCCTGGTGGCCGCTTCGAGGTGCAGGTCGCCTCGCTCGGCGACGCGACCTCATTGCGTGGCGGGGTGCTCTGGATGACTCCGCTTGTGGCCAATCCCGATGACGCCCCGCTGGCGACAGCACAGGGCGCCATTCCGATCCAGCTCGAGGAGCGGAGCGGGCGGGGCGGCTATCGCGGCAACAGCAACAAGGGGGCGTCGAGCGGCCGCATCACCGATGGCGGCATTCTCGAGGCGTCGTTGCCGGCCCTTACGCTCGCAGCGAATCCCCGCCTGGTGTTGCGCTCCCCCGATCTCGGCCTTGCCGCGCGGGTCGCCATGGCGATCAACGCGAAGTACGGCCCGGGTGCGGCCAAAGTCGAGGATCCGGGCTCGGTGCTGCTCAAGGCCCCGGCCGGCGGTGCCGATAGTCTCCCGATGTTCCTCGCGGCCGTGGATACCCTCTCGGTGACCGCGTCCGACTCGCCGCGAATCGTCATCGACGCTCGCAGCGGGATGATCGTCGCCGGTGGCGACGCTCGCGTGGGCCCGGCCGTGGTATCGCTGCACGGAATCACAGTGCGGATCGGTGATTCGACCTCGGTACCGTCGGCTGGCGTGGTCTCGCTCGCGAAGGGTGCCACGGTGCGGGACGTGGCAGTCGGGTTGCAGGCACTCGGTACGCCGCCCGCCGACGTCGCGGCGGTGTTCGACGGGCTCCGTGCGGCTGGTGCGATGACCGCGACCGTGGTCATCCGGTGACCGCACCCATCGGCGGAACACCGCGGCCGGCACCAGGGAGTCCGGAGGCGAAGCTCCGGCACGCGGCCTCGGAGCTCGAGTCGGTCTTCTATGGCCAGCTCTTCCAGGCGATGCGCGACGCGTCGCCCGAGGGCGGGGCGATCGAGACCTCGTCGGCGGAGAAGATGTTTACCACCATGCTCGACGACAAGATTTCGCGACTCGCCGCAGGGCAGACGAACCGCGGCCTCGCTGAGGCGATGTACCGGCAGTTGAGCAAGAATCTTCCCGTCGCGACGACCGCGCCAGGGAATCCCCCGTCTGCGGCAGGGAGGCTGGATGTCGGTACTAAGTGACGCCTCGACCATGGTAAGCGGTGCCGATCTCGTCTCGGCGATGGCCCTCGAAGAGCGCCTCCTGAGCGATCTGCGCAACGCCCTCGCCCGGCAGCGCGAAGGCGTCTCCGAGGATGACCCGGCCACACTCGATGCCGCCACGCTGATTGTGTCGCGATCGGTGCTGACGCTCGAGCAGGCACGTCGTCGCCGCGAACAGATCATGCAGCTGCTCACCGGCGGTGAGCCGGCGACCTACGCGGTGATCGAGGAGTTGACCGCCGAAGTGCCCGACCTCGCCAACGCGCGGCTCACGTTGCGCAACGAGGCGCAGATGGCGGTGCGCGAACTCGCCCTGAACCAGGCAATTCTCGCGCGGGCCCTCAAGGCAGGCGATGCCTATCTCCAGACGCTCTTCACCTCGGTCACCGACAGCCCCGCGGAGTACGGTCAACACACTGGCGTGAAGGAACGCCCGACGCCGAGTGGTGTCGTTCTCAACACCAGGGCCTGACCCATGTCTCTGGGCTCCTTGCTCAGCATCGCCAAGTCGGCGCTTCAGACGCAGCAGAGCGCGCTGAATGTGACCGGCCACAACATCGCCAACGCGACGACCCCCGGTTACACCCGCCAGCGGATCGCCCTTACAGCCGAGACGCCACTGCGGACGCCTCAGGGCACCATCGGTCGCGGCGTTACCGACGAAGGGATCTTCGCCACACGGAATCGCTTCCTCGACGCGTCGTATCGTCGCGAGACCGGCGTCTTCCAGCATGCCGACACGCTGCGAGACCTGATGGGCCGCGTAGAGCAGGTCTTCGGCGAACCATCGGACAACGGGCTCGCGGCATCGATCGATGCCTTCTTCAGTTCGTTCTCCGACCTTGCCAACGATCCTGCCTCACTCTCGGCGCGCGCAGCAGTCCAGCAGGCAGGCCAGCAGCTGGTACGGCAGATCGGCACCATCGACGGCCGGATCAACGAGGTCAACCAGACCGTCGTCGACACCTTCCGCGATACCGTGACACAGGTCAACTCGATCGCCCAGCAGGTGGCGACGCTCAACCAGCAGATTGTGGTGGC of Gemmatimonadota bacterium contains these proteins:
- the flgG gene encoding flagellar basal-body rod protein FlgG, translated to MNPGLRTSASGMIAQQKMVDVIANNLANVNTTGFKRSRANFEDVLYETVQGPRTTAGDATVGPMQIGHGVRLAAVTRIHGQGGPEQTGRPLDLAIEGEGFFQVQLPSGDIGYTRDGSFTLSDSGQLVTNSGAALVPNIVIPPDATNITISESGSVSVTSGKNAQSVEVGKLELARFVNPAGMLSLGGNLYGETVASGQPTTGMPQEDGFGRLLQGTLESSNVEVVQEMTDMIAAQRAYEINSRAIRAAEDMMSSISDLIR
- a CDS encoding flagellar basal body L-ring protein FlgH — encoded protein: MKVQMMRLLALATIAPVMSAAAQQAAVPPAAGAATAAVDTTTRRASMRANWLTDRRPLHVGDILALIVDEQATATEQSTTTARNTRDQSGAWDMESAPSILKSLGISYAAHSDQGGVANRSGGLSTVLSVRVTAIDPSGVAHIEGHKLLAIDGRKQEVSISGLVRPEDVSAGNTILSSRIADASISYKGKKISPKTGIIGKILGMLWP
- the flhA gene encoding flagellar biosynthesis protein FlhA, translated to MTAIGATSATGIAGAGAPRVGAAPAAPGNSNAPRSVRRGFIAGAETWLAIGVVIIVGLLVVPLPPIVLDGLLALSIALSILVLLVTLGTGDPIEFSSFPSVLLLLTLLRLGLNVSTTRLILGRGYAGEVINAFGHFLIGGNFVVGLVIFLILVVINFMVITKGAGRIAEVAARFTLDAMPGKQMAIDADLGAGLIDENEARRRRQEVARYADFYGSMDGSAKFVRGDAVAGLVITAVNLVGGFIIGMAQQGLSASESLATYTSLTIGDGLVTQIPALIVSTAAGIIMTYGNSSTGIGSVVAAQVMHQPRAMGMAAVILAGLAILPGLPALPFLTLAGVAGTLAWRNRVKVSTLPEAQTAKSGAAAATAAAPAAQMKELLQVEPLEVELGYALVPLVNEAQAGDLLQRIGIMRRQVAVELGIIVPPARIRDNIQLSPTEYAIKLRGVRVAGGEVMPRYMLALDTTGTAMPVEGIRTTDPTFGMAALWITPDRSIEAEAAGYSVVEAPTVLSTHLMETIRRHAGDLLSRQDVRELVDGIREIHPALVDDLIPNKLSLGTLHRVLQRLLREGLPVRDLVTILETLSDAAELTKDAEVLTEHVRRSLATVVAQIFADPDGCVRGITVGPRLEAALMQLLTPRPVREGGPALEPDQLTGLLRALNELTTAARRDGRTRPLITPPALRVGVRRLVEPILPELPVISLGELPPQMPVQSLAMWELPRVS
- a CDS encoding flagellar hook basal-body protein — its product is MPLRSIINTARTLSYYTRLQETTANNLANVSTAGFKGDRITARQAAGDPHPVPVQSIDLRQGTLRDTGRPFDLALKGDGFLVVQTPQGERLTRGGSLGIGNDGTLVDNHGDPILGTGGPINVSGRHVEISTDGTVSVDGKDVGQLRLETVADPSTLTKEGAGRFIAGAATQSASGVTVAQGALEDANVDPLLGTVDLIMIQRAYASNLDVLKTMDGVMGTVTNDIGRV
- a CDS encoding rod-binding protein, whose translation is MTAPIGGTPRPAPGSPEAKLRHAASELESVFYGQLFQAMRDASPEGGAIETSSAEKMFTTMLDDKISRLAAGQTNRGLAEAMYRQLSKNLPVATTAPGNPPSAAGRLDVGTK
- a CDS encoding AAA family ATPase, with protein sequence MNDQAAGLRERFRAGARPQPVATTPAIVIGSGKGGVGKSLTAVTFAASLASAGRRVLLVDGEQNLGNLHVLLGVHPPVTLTAVVRDGVDPAEIVVPIRENLWLLPAESGAEALHGLGATDRARLQRQVSGLFADYDVVIIDAGAGYDSAVRCASLRAARLVLVTMPEATALTDAYALLKIVHGQLPSLPVDVMVNRTLDPSEGPAAFDRLAAASARFLGRNVSYLGAIPEDDEMRAIARDPRRLLSPASAGIALSELHRIATTRLDLPLPVRDERSAPDA
- the flgA gene encoding flagellar basal body P-ring formation chaperone FlgA, producing MISFAELLLSASVLAAGTPADTTVPEAFAVRVRTAIAARWKTGAERLRLEWGLIASRSRLDSATAVRVAGEGSDGWLVIVAERIGAAPIAVRVHAGMIDSVVVTARALEPGHLVSADDIVTEQRIRWGAPPKSTTTTIVGWEVRRSVRAGEPLQGLMLQAPKMIAPGDAVTLRWHRGAVALEVEAVALTAARLGEVVYARAGSSRLAGTVTGPNAARLEEKGQ
- a CDS encoding flagellar basal body P-ring protein FlgI, which codes for MRRVLVWVLLALAVIASSSSAQVRIGDVTSRDGEVPVRVVGYGLVVGLDGTGDKSFGNSNGAVHTVKSVTNLLRRFNIEVPGDRLRLRNVAAVLVTAEISPYLRPGGRFEVQVASLGDATSLRGGVLWMTPLVANPDDAPLATAQGAIPIQLEERSGRGGYRGNSNKGASSGRITDGGILEASLPALTLAANPRLVLRSPDLGLAARVAMAINAKYGPGAAKVEDPGSVLLKAPAGGADSLPMFLAAVDTLSVTASDSPRIVIDARSGMIVAGGDARVGPAVVSLHGITVRIGDSTSVPSAGVVSLAKGATVRDVAVGLQALGTPPADVAAVFDGLRAAGAMTATVVIR
- a CDS encoding FliA/WhiG family RNA polymerase sigma factor yields the protein MAPATEVLWQRYRKHGDADARAELLTQHLGLVHHTARQIAARVGDALAYEDMVGAGTLGLVQALEAFDPERGFAFATFATQRIRGSILDELRAADWRPRSVRTKGRQVSTATTALERKLGRRPRPEEVAHELQIDLATYWRWRNDAETGVTVALDTAPAGGEGGRPSLAELLADDNSPAPDAGIARDERRTLVREAIASLPEQQRTVLALYYYEELTLRQIAEVLHVTESRISQVRTAALRTLREYMTAEAAA